The Pyrenophora tritici-repentis strain M4 chromosome Unknown M4_contig_00038, whole genome shotgun sequence DNA window TCTTCAGTAAATCCAAGAATTTCACCTCTGACAACTGAATACTGATGCCCCGACTGTTCCTGTTAATCATTGCGGCGTCTCTAGAAACCAACAAAATAGAAACGCACGCCCTATTTTATTATTCCATGCTAACGTATTCGAGCAAAGGCCTGCTTTGAACACTCTAATTTTTTCAAAGTAAAAGTCCTGATTCCCCAACACGCCCAGTAAAGGGCATGAGGTTCTTCAGAAGGAAGGCCCGGCCGGACGAGTGCACGCGGTGAGGCGGACCCGCCAGCCAGACCCAAGTTTCAACTACGAGCTTTTTAACTGCAACAACTTTAATATACGCTATTGGAGCTGGAATTACCGCGGCTGCTGGCACCAGACTTGCCCTCCAATTGTTCCTCGTTAAGAGGTTTAAATTGTACTCATTCCAATTACAAGACCCAAAAGAGCCCTGTATCAGTATTTATTGTCACTACCTCCCCGAATCGGGATTGGGTAATTTGCGCGCCTGCTGCCTTCCTTGGATGTGGTAGCCGTTTCTCAGGCTCCCTCTCCGGAATCGAACCCTAATTCCCCGTTACCCGTTGAAACCATGGTAAGCCAATACCTTACCATCGAAAGTTGATAGGGCAGAAATTTGAATGAACCGTCGCCAGCGCAAGGCTATGCGATCCGTAAAGTTATTATGAATCACCAAGGAGCCCCGAAGGGCATTGGTTTTTTATCTAATAAACACATCCCTTCCGAAGTCGGGATTTTCAGCATGTATTAGCTCTAGAATTACCACGGTTATCCAAGTAGTAAGGTATTATCAAATAAACGATAACTGATTTAATGAGCCATTCGCAGTTTCACGGTATAATTGCTTATACTTAGACATGCATGGCTTAATCTTTGAGACAAGCATATGACTACTGGCAGAATCAACCAGGTAACTATCGTTCACCAGCATGCCAAGGCACGCCGGCTAAGCCCCAAAGGAGCGGATGGTACCAGGAAGGGGGTCGCCAAAGCGTCCCCAATCACCCGCCTCGAACGCGCACACGGCGCATTTCGCTGCGGGCAACTTATTCAATTGCCCCCACTGAGTTCCCCAAGACGTGGTCCGCAACAGAGCCGGACAGGCGTCGCCGCCCGTGACCAGCCCGCTACATGTACGCctcaagaggaggaagcctTCGCCGACTCACGCAGCACAAGGCGCGGATTAGTCGGCGGGGCAGCCCCAAAGGTCTAGGAGATTTTTGGCATAGCCAGCAATCCACAAACCTGAAATGGCGCCCGCTCATGGAATTGAGCAGGACTTCAGGTGTCGGGCGCAAGTAGACGGCGCAATGCCTGCGGCACCGTCAGCCTACAAGCACCCAACAGTAGCCGAGTCCTGGGCAACGCGCTGACTAGAGTTAACTTTGCCAACCGCTACCTGGGAAACAAGGCGAGCGAGTATGAAACCAAAAAGTTGCAGCAGCCGCCAATCTGCGCTGCGAACAGCACCAGACGAGCGGCTGCCCGTAAAaataaccaagcagcagaGTCTTTACCCTTTTACAGGCAAGAGTAGCCACCAGGCTTTCTACCAACCCAGTTGCCCACCTAGAGTATGACTACTTTAGGTGTGCTCCTTGTAGTATGTAGGAACGCATGTCGCTCGGCGGTTAtgggtttgcagatccccggccggaaacgacgtcgGAGGTCGGCATTTTTGTATGCAAaatcgcgtagacatgcgcagccccatacaaaccaaatgccagattcaacgagatagctcGTTTTCGCACCCACCGCCACCATTATGCGCCCAAACACGCCGTGTTTAGGCGCAAAAGGATTGTGATGCTTATGCAATTCTTCTGAGCCCACTTGAGAGGCGGTACAgcaggcgacgttgttggcgtAAAAAGTACGCTGCGCATGCAGGCGACTAACGACAAGGCTGGGATTGCGCCACGGACCAAAGCAACGGGTTTTCTGCGTTAGTTCCCGCCATCCCCGCTGCGGGAcaaatggaatgggaacGTGATGGCTCTCTCTCCGTATAGACTGCTTTTGCAGACTACATGGCTGGTTGGGATAGGCGCCAGCTGGACCAAACATTGGGTGGGCATCACATGATGCGGCCGCACCTGCAGCTACCGGTCTGTATAAAACCCAGGGTTTTGCTCTTTATTCCCTCGCCCATCTACCAACAATATTTACCCATCATCACAGCTACACAATCGTACCCTTGTACACTCCAAAATGGCCTGGAATCCGCACAGCAGAAATAATACCGGTCGCCCAGAAGTAGTTCCGCAGGATCGCCTGATTGGGAGTGCAAGGAGATATGAGTTGAAGGTCGAACAGCAACCTATTCGAGCGCGCATGTGTGGATTCGGCGATAAAGACCGCAGGCCTataacgccgccgccatgTATCCGCCTCATCGTCTATGACCGGATTACGGGGCGAGAGCTGGACTTCAACGACATCGACAGCACCTACTTTGTCCTCATGGTGGACCTCTGGAACCAGGAAGGTACCGCCGCTGTCAACCTAGTGCGGCATTCCAGCGCAGCTCCCacagtcagcatcagcagtagcacaacgacctcgtatccgccgccgccagaCCGGCAGTACGTAACAACAGCCATTCCGCAGTACGATCCACCGTACAGAATGACGACGCACATGCCGTCATATTCGCATGGCCCCGTAATGGGGTACCCGTACCCGCAGCCTGGACCGCCGGCTAGCTATCCGGCGTACGCCCAAACTTACGGCCAACCACCCCAGGCACCCATAATGCCCCCCGCACCCATGAGTTCAAACCACACGCGCAATCTTATCGGCATGAATGCCGTCAACGCTTGTCGTCTCAACGACCTCGACGGCAAAGCCGGCTTCTGGTTCGTGCTGCAGGATCTGAGCGTCCGGACAGAGGGCACCTTTCGACTCAAGCTCAGCCTCTTCGACATTGGCAGCGGCACAAACACGGTGGTGCCCGAGAGTCAGGGCCCCACACACGGTAAAGGTCCTTGCCTTGCACACAGCTTCTCAGAGCAGTTTACAGTCTACTCTGCCAAGAAGTTCCCAGGTGTAATTGAGAGCACACCGCTCAGTAAGTGCTTTGCACAGCAGGGTATCAAGATACCGATACGGAAGGATGCACCAAAAGAAATAGTCAACGCAAACGAATATGAGGCGGATGATTAGAAATTAGACTACTTTTGGGTTTCATCCTTTTCTTCCGGAATCGAGCATAAATAAAGTCACAGATGGTGTCTCCTCTCGTATCCTGCTGCCCGCAACCCACTGCCCTCCCTCTGCCCACGCCCTCACCTGCGCCAAAAGAGACTGCAAACCGGCTACTATTTCAAATTAGTAGACTTGTTAATAATTCATTAATcaacatgattgattcct harbors:
- a CDS encoding Velvet multi-domain protein, with the translated sequence MAWNPHSRNNTGRPEVVPQDRLIGSARRYELKVEQQPIRARMCGFGDKDRRPITPPPCIRLIVYDRITGRELDFNDIDSTYFVLMVDLWNQEGTAAVNLVRHSSAAPTVSISSSTTTSYPPPPDRQYVTTAIPQYDPPYRMTTHMPSYSHGPVMGYPYPQPGPPASYPAYAQTYGQPPQAPIMPPAPMSSNHTRNLIGMNAVNACRLNDLDGKAGFWFVLQDLSVRTEGTFRLKLSLFDIGSGTNTVVPESQGPTHGKGPCLAHSFSEQFTVYSAKKFPGVIESTPLSKCFAQQGIKIPIRKDAPKEIVNANEYEADD